A portion of the Actinomycetota bacterium genome contains these proteins:
- a CDS encoding AAA family ATPase, whose translation MLRKTKLVGRALLQSELEAVRRASAEGNFRCVVLSGDPGVGKSRLAAETLARGTRTSVTLVARAYPLGETAPMGLWAEAFEGYLRGLPPEEVTRLCGGFLDDLSSLLRTVAAVRGSVPESEPPRLRLLQGLAALLGNISGKAPVQIVLDDVHLADASSWETLHYFARNLYHAPILVIASARAAELDGLAIAREVLAWLEKDRILLRLPVPPLQPQAVGELAESFLGSPPSGALTDWLVEQSRGNAMYALSLLQALVEQGADLDSPHLRSLPDALAGVVKTQLEGLDEAAISTLEVMAVVGQRVEFDELIRLAGRPADRLEVLLHKLVRSRLVVDEERGRSLTYEIAHPLIREVIFESIGPARRRSVHRLVGRALLAAGRLGAAAPHFVRSAGIGDDEAVEALQNAVRQAEEREAYQEALTILNALVELLPAGDPRWLDVVDALSWQADWVLDHRADAHAALGLEATRQIDRVLDRSDDPARRAAVKFRLASFLSWGVGELAEAEDRCLEAIALFDEAGDRRSSLLASAEMAWLASLQGRFAESADRAARVIKAASAAGE comes from the coding sequence ATGCTGCGAAAGACGAAGCTTGTCGGCAGAGCATTGCTGCAGTCCGAGCTGGAAGCGGTCCGCAGAGCCTCGGCCGAGGGCAATTTCAGGTGTGTGGTCCTCTCCGGCGACCCCGGCGTCGGCAAGAGCCGGCTGGCGGCCGAGACGCTCGCCCGCGGGACCCGCACCAGCGTGACGCTGGTCGCCCGGGCGTACCCGCTGGGTGAGACGGCGCCGATGGGCCTGTGGGCCGAAGCGTTCGAAGGCTACCTGCGGGGACTGCCGCCCGAGGAGGTCACCCGCCTGTGCGGCGGCTTCCTGGACGATCTTTCTTCACTGCTCCGGACGGTCGCGGCGGTGCGGGGATCGGTTCCGGAGTCCGAGCCTCCCAGGCTCCGGCTGCTCCAGGGGCTGGCGGCGCTCCTCGGCAATATCAGCGGCAAGGCCCCGGTGCAGATCGTCCTGGACGACGTGCATCTGGCGGACGCCTCGTCCTGGGAGACCCTCCACTATTTTGCGCGAAACCTGTACCACGCTCCGATTTTGGTGATCGCATCAGCCAGGGCAGCTGAGCTCGACGGCCTTGCGATTGCAAGGGAGGTGCTGGCATGGCTGGAAAAGGATCGGATCCTTCTCCGGCTCCCGGTGCCGCCCCTGCAACCGCAGGCCGTCGGCGAGCTGGCCGAGTCGTTCCTCGGATCGCCCCCGTCCGGTGCCCTGACCGATTGGTTGGTGGAGCAGTCCCGCGGCAACGCGATGTACGCCCTTTCGTTGCTGCAGGCCCTCGTCGAGCAGGGGGCCGACCTGGACTCTCCCCACCTTCGATCGTTGCCGGATGCGCTCGCCGGCGTGGTCAAGACCCAGCTCGAGGGCCTGGACGAAGCGGCGATCTCCACGCTCGAGGTGATGGCTGTGGTCGGCCAGCGGGTGGAGTTCGACGAGCTGATCCGGCTTGCCGGACGCCCGGCGGACCGGCTGGAGGTCCTGCTTCACAAGCTTGTGCGGTCTCGTCTGGTGGTGGACGAGGAGCGGGGGAGAAGCCTCACCTACGAGATCGCACACCCTCTCATCCGGGAGGTCATCTTCGAAAGCATCGGGCCGGCCCGCCGGCGTTCGGTGCACCGTCTGGTCGGGCGGGCCCTGCTCGCAGCCGGGAGGCTGGGGGCCGCCGCCCCCCACTTCGTGCGCTCGGCCGGGATTGGGGACGACGAGGCGGTCGAGGCGCTGCAGAACGCAGTGCGGCAGGCCGAGGAGCGGGAGGCGTACCAGGAGGCGTTGACGATTCTGAACGCCCTGGTTGAGCTGCTTCCGGCGGGCGACCCTCGGTGGCTGGACGTCGTCGACGCGCTTAGCTGGCAGGCGGATTGGGTCCTGGACCACCGGGCGGACGCCCACGCCGCCCTCGGCCTGGAGGCCACGCGCCAGATCGACCGGGTCCTGGACCGGTCGGACGACCCGGCCCGCAGGGCCGCAGTCAAGTTCCGGCTGGCGAGCTTTTTGAGCTGGGGCGTCGGGGAGCTCGCCGAGGCGGAGGACCGGTGCCTCGAGGCGATAGCGCTGTTCGACGAGGCCGGG